The following proteins are co-located in the Chryseobacterium daecheongense genome:
- a CDS encoding TatD family hydrolase, with amino-acid sequence MNTYIDIGINLINKQFYNEQDEVINRALDNGVDYMILTGTSVRGSKESADIAQDYPDILFSTAGIHPHDAKSFNDQSIGELRNLLKQDHVVSVGECGLDFDRDFSPRPLQEKCYRAQLELAIQINKPLFLHERSAFKRFTEITEDYLSQLPESVVHCFTGTLEEAKSYLDKGFYLGFTGAISDEKRFKHLEEVIRYVPLERMMIETDAPFMLPKNISARSQNRRNEPAFLPYVAQTIAQIKKISLTDVAEETTAVARKFFRI; translated from the coding sequence ATGAATACCTACATTGATATTGGCATTAATCTGATCAATAAACAGTTCTATAATGAACAAGACGAAGTGATTAACCGTGCTCTGGACAATGGCGTAGACTATATGATCCTTACGGGGACAAGTGTGCGAGGAAGTAAAGAATCTGCAGATATAGCGCAGGATTATCCGGATATTTTATTTTCAACGGCGGGCATTCACCCTCATGATGCTAAATCATTTAATGATCAAAGTATCGGCGAACTCAGGAACCTTCTAAAACAGGACCATGTGGTTTCAGTGGGAGAGTGCGGATTGGATTTTGACCGTGATTTTTCACCAAGGCCTCTACAAGAGAAGTGTTATCGTGCACAACTTGAACTGGCAATTCAAATCAATAAACCTTTATTTCTTCATGAGAGATCTGCATTTAAAAGATTTACCGAAATTACAGAGGATTACCTTTCTCAACTTCCGGAATCAGTCGTTCATTGTTTCACCGGGACTTTAGAAGAAGCAAAAAGCTATTTGGATAAAGGGTTTTATTTAGGATTTACAGGAGCAATCAGTGATGAAAAAAGATTTAAACACCTTGAGGAAGTGATCAGGTATGTTCCATTAGAAAGAATGATGATTGAAACGGATGCTCCGTTTATGCTTCCGAAAAATATCTCAGCGCGAAGTCAGAACCGGAGAAATGAACCTGCCTTTCTACCTTATGTGGCGCAAACCATTGCTCAGATCAAGAAAATAAGTTTGACGGATGTAGCAGAAGAAACAACAGCGGTCGCCAGGAAATTTTTCAGGATATAA
- the deoD gene encoding purine-nucleoside phosphorylase — protein MSIHISAKKGEIAKVILQPGDPLRAQYIAENFLENAKLVSKTRGILYYTGLYKGKEISVGASGMGFPSIGIYSYELYTEYDVDTIIRIGTCGAYTTDLKVFDILNVEHAASESTYAKYAWEIEGDIISHQGNIFDVINATAEESSLKTKAVTIHSSDIFYRKDLTVPEIATRYNCPAVEMEAFGLFANAKHLGKNAATILTVTDIIPTHEKISADQRETALKPMIELALESALKVI, from the coding sequence ATGAGTATTCACATTAGTGCAAAAAAAGGAGAAATAGCAAAAGTAATATTGCAGCCGGGGGATCCGCTTCGTGCACAATATATTGCCGAAAACTTTTTAGAAAATGCAAAACTGGTAAGCAAAACCAGAGGTATTTTGTATTATACCGGACTTTATAAAGGAAAAGAAATCAGCGTAGGAGCAAGTGGAATGGGTTTTCCAAGCATCGGTATTTACTCCTATGAATTGTACACCGAATATGATGTAGATACAATCATCCGTATCGGTACCTGTGGAGCTTACACCACAGATCTGAAAGTATTTGATATTCTAAATGTTGAACATGCGGCAAGTGAAAGTACCTATGCAAAATATGCATGGGAAATAGAAGGAGATATTATTTCTCATCAGGGAAATATTTTTGATGTGATCAATGCAACGGCAGAAGAATCTTCTTTGAAAACCAAGGCTGTTACTATTCACAGCAGCGATATTTTCTATCGAAAGGATTTAACCGTTCCTGAGATTGCAACAAGATACAATTGTCCGGCTGTGGAAATGGAAGCCTTTGGATTATTCGCCAATGCTAAACATTTAGGAAAAAATGCCGCCACAATTCTTACGGTAACGGATATCATTCCGACGCACGAAAAAATTTCAGCAGACCAAAGAGAGACAGCTTTGAAACCGATGATTGAGCTGGCTTTGGAATCGGCATTGAAAGTTATTTAA
- a CDS encoding ester cyclase: MDLQQEKNKEIVKRFNIEVIEKGNVETFEELMDENFINHSAPQGADNGKQGMINTFNGILRPAMPDIQVTILQQVAEGDLVTTRKNISGTHTGNFMGIAPSGKRISIDVIDIVRLKNGKYFEHWGINNLSVVLAQLKSNE; encoded by the coding sequence ATGGATTTGCAACAGGAAAAAAACAAAGAAATAGTAAAACGCTTTAATATAGAAGTTATTGAAAAGGGGAACGTTGAAACCTTTGAAGAACTCATGGATGAAAACTTCATCAACCACTCTGCCCCACAAGGTGCTGATAATGGAAAACAGGGAATGATCAATACTTTCAATGGAATATTAAGACCTGCCATGCCAGATATCCAGGTGACTATTCTTCAGCAGGTTGCGGAAGGAGATCTCGTTACGACCAGAAAAAATATATCCGGAACTCACACCGGAAATTTTATGGGAATTGCACCTTCAGGGAAAAGAATAAGTATTGATGTCATTGATATTGTCCGTCTTAAAAATGGGAAATATTTTGAGCATTGGGGAATTAACAATTTATCGGTAGTCCTGGCACAGCTTAAAAGCAATGAGTAA
- a CDS encoding AraC family transcriptional regulator, whose translation MNFFDIRTFGTIREAYNMYDEVLIFDKEIKDSFQVVKLDHSVLEKTDVVSVTYNRVLIVHEGNGSIIIDGKQFNIQGPEVFVISKGQIFSLSHPNQLSGYEISFGDCFWEKAPSSASNCKLLLFNDAALHQNFPLQEKDFTELIGVCEILFKEYESADYPNKLDAMAAYLKILMIKLANAMPSFQDGIDDFDNQIYRRFLELLSQQYNKMHDVLYYAEHLSVSPRKLSDISKKKSGKGAKEVIAVQVIAESKRLLQFSAKTIKEIAYHLAFSTPEQFSHFFKKHTDISPLEYRRMFVNIGR comes from the coding sequence GTGAACTTTTTTGATATTCGTACTTTTGGAACCATTAGAGAAGCATATAATATGTATGATGAAGTGCTCATCTTCGATAAGGAAATAAAGGATTCTTTTCAGGTGGTTAAACTGGATCATTCGGTTCTGGAAAAAACGGATGTAGTCAGTGTTACCTATAACAGAGTGCTCATTGTTCACGAAGGAAACGGAAGCATCATTATTGATGGGAAACAATTTAATATTCAGGGGCCGGAGGTATTTGTCATATCGAAAGGACAAATATTTTCTTTATCCCATCCCAATCAGTTGTCCGGATATGAAATAAGCTTTGGAGATTGCTTTTGGGAAAAGGCACCTTCAAGTGCCTCCAATTGTAAATTGCTGCTTTTTAATGATGCTGCCCTTCATCAGAATTTTCCTTTACAGGAAAAGGACTTCACTGAACTGATTGGGGTTTGTGAGATTCTTTTTAAAGAATATGAAAGTGCCGATTATCCCAATAAATTAGATGCTATGGCAGCCTATTTAAAAATTCTGATGATTAAGCTGGCCAATGCGATGCCTTCATTTCAGGATGGAATTGACGATTTCGACAATCAGATCTATCGCAGGTTTCTTGAATTACTCAGTCAGCAATATAACAAGATGCATGATGTATTGTACTATGCAGAACACCTATCCGTTTCACCCCGTAAATTATCCGATATATCAAAAAAGAAAAGCGGTAAAGGAGCTAAAGAGGTCATTGCGGTACAAGTGATCGCCGAATCAAAAAGATTATTGCAATTTTCTGCTAAAACAATAAAAGAAATTGCTTATCACCTTGCATTCAGTACGCCTGAACAATTCAGTCATTTTTTCAAAAAACACACAGATATCTCACCATTGGAATACCGTAGGATGTTTGTAAATATTGGCAGGTAA
- a CDS encoding HD domain-containing protein, giving the protein MSVQRLKSVAGIIIPDSKIATEATELLLEHGTEFIYNHSLRVFLFSSLNGKRKNMEYDAELLYISSVFHDLGLVPHYSSPDLRFEVDGANAARDFLKSHGLPKDQLQLVWDTIALHTTIGIAEHKENEVALMYSGVGLDVMGEGYEYLSDPHRNEIIDAFPRNDFKNKIIPTFFDGFKHKTETTFGNIKADVCAFMIPNFERKNFCNCILHSPWSE; this is encoded by the coding sequence ATGTCAGTCCAAAGATTAAAAAGTGTTGCCGGAATTATAATTCCGGACAGTAAAATTGCTACAGAAGCCACTGAATTGCTGTTAGAGCATGGAACGGAATTTATTTATAACCACTCATTACGGGTTTTCCTTTTTTCTTCACTTAACGGAAAACGAAAAAATATGGAGTATGATGCAGAACTTTTGTATATAAGCTCAGTTTTTCATGATCTGGGTTTAGTGCCCCATTACAGCAGTCCCGATTTGAGATTTGAAGTAGACGGAGCTAATGCAGCAAGGGATTTTCTGAAAAGCCACGGTCTTCCGAAAGATCAATTGCAGCTGGTTTGGGATACGATAGCATTGCATACAACCATTGGGATTGCAGAACATAAAGAGAATGAAGTAGCTTTGATGTACTCCGGAGTAGGATTGGATGTAATGGGAGAAGGGTATGAGTATCTGAGTGATCCACACCGGAATGAGATTATAGATGCATTCCCCCGGAATGATTTTAAGAATAAAATTATTCCAACGTTTTTTGATGGTTTTAAACATAAAACCGAAACCACTTTCGGAAATATAAAAGCAGATGTCTGTGCATTTATGATTCCAAATTTTGAAAGGAAAAATTTCTGCAACTGTATTCTGCATTCTCCTTGGAGCGAATAA
- a CDS encoding AAA family ATPase: protein MIPNISKLNAVLNYVKDTFVGKNDVVDLLGICLLARENAFLYGPPGTAKSAIVRTLSQTVKDGKNFEYLLTRFTEPNEIFGPFDIRKLKEGELLTNTEGMMPEASMVFLDEIFNANSAILNSLLMALNEKIFKRGKETKHLPALMFVGASNVLPEDEALNALFDRFLIRINVDYVNPELLQQVLLAGRRLENAEERDIPEIRAEEIRELQNLCKTVDLKPIYEVYLNTVISLRNTGIAISDRRAVKLQNLIAASALICGRSEAILSDLWVLKHIWDTEEQIEILEGIINRTIEKDENPQSHPQALHNKMPNPEEVMKDVKILQEKWDSGSATFEEQNVIKDKLRYLQTRCDWIKNPEQKQYIQQEIEGLWQRILQSM, encoded by the coding sequence ATGATTCCGAATATTTCAAAGCTTAATGCAGTACTCAATTACGTAAAAGACACTTTTGTAGGTAAAAACGATGTGGTCGATCTGCTGGGGATCTGCCTTCTGGCCAGAGAAAATGCATTTTTATATGGTCCGCCGGGAACTGCAAAATCAGCTATTGTAAGAACCTTGTCCCAAACGGTTAAAGATGGGAAGAATTTTGAGTATTTGCTGACCCGCTTCACGGAACCGAATGAAATTTTCGGTCCTTTTGATATCAGGAAATTAAAAGAAGGCGAACTTCTTACCAATACAGAAGGGATGATGCCCGAGGCTTCAATGGTTTTTCTGGATGAGATTTTTAATGCCAATTCAGCGATCCTCAATTCGCTTTTGATGGCTTTGAATGAAAAGATCTTTAAGAGGGGAAAGGAAACCAAGCATCTGCCTGCACTCATGTTTGTGGGAGCAAGCAATGTTTTACCTGAAGATGAAGCTTTAAATGCTTTATTCGACCGTTTTCTTATCAGGATCAATGTAGATTATGTGAATCCTGAGCTGCTTCAACAGGTTCTTTTAGCAGGCAGAAGATTAGAAAATGCAGAGGAAAGGGATATTCCTGAAATTAGGGCCGAGGAAATAAGAGAGCTTCAGAACCTTTGTAAAACAGTGGATCTGAAACCTATTTATGAAGTTTACCTTAATACCGTAATTAGTCTCCGGAATACCGGAATTGCAATTTCCGACCGTAGAGCGGTAAAGCTTCAGAACCTTATTGCTGCAAGTGCTTTGATTTGCGGGAGAAGTGAAGCAATACTTTCTGACCTTTGGGTATTGAAACATATCTGGGATACGGAAGAGCAGATTGAAATTCTGGAAGGGATCATTAACAGGACCATCGAAAAGGATGAAAACCCGCAAAGCCATCCTCAGGCATTGCACAATAAAATGCCGAATCCTGAAGAGGTAATGAAGGATGTGAAGATCTTACAGGAAAAATGGGATAGCGGATCTGCAACATTTGAAGAACAAAATGTGATTAAAGATAAACTGAGATATCTACAAACCCGCTGTGACTGGATTAAAAATCCTGAACAGAAACAATATATTCAACAGGAAATAGAAGGCTTATGGCAGAGGATCTTACAGAGCATGTAA